Below is a genomic region from Vibrio cortegadensis.
TACTAAATTTACGTTCGACCACTTTAAGCAAGCCTGTCGAAACGCTGGTAAAGAATAAGAAGATCAATGCTACAGACATGTAGAAGGTAAATGGCATCTTGGTTGAACCGGCAGCCAATGAACTAACTCGAACCATATCATCTAAGCCAATGATCGATACCAATGCCGTTGTTTTCAGAAGAACTAACCAATTGTTACCAAAACCAGGCAATGCGTGACGGATCATTTGAGGAAGCAAAATACGTCTAAATGCCAAAGCTGTGCTCATTCCATACGCTTTTGCCGCTTCCATTTCGCCACGGTCAACCGCCATAATCGCTCCACGGAAAGTTTCAGCCATGTAAGCACCAAATATAAAGCCAATGGTTAAAACACCCGCAATAAATGGGCTAACATCGATATAATCTGGCAGATAATCTACCCACTCATGGCTTGGATCACTTGAAGTAAACCACTCATTCAGCCACTCATTGATGGCATATAAACTGTTATTCAATAAGATCTGACCACCGAAGAAGATCAGCATCATTAAAACTAAATCAGGGATCCCGCGAATAACAGTTGTATAAAGAGTCGCGATAGCTCTAGCCCAGCGATAAGGAGCCAGTTTTGCAAGTGCACCTAACATCCCTAGTATCATGGCAAGAATCAGTGACAGTATCGCCACTTGTATCGTCAGTATGGCCCCATTAAATATTGAGGCTTCGTATCCTTGTAAATCCAGCATAATAATTCCCAGCAAAAACGGCTAGTCAGGAATACCATCATTCAACAAACGGCTAGGTTTATATGGTTACCACCACAACAGGTATTCACCTGTAATAATTGAGTAAGTCGCTTGTGGAATGAAAGTGTCTAACGGTAGGTAAGAGACTGTTATGTTAAATAACAGCCTCTCGCATGAAGATTATTGACCGTATACGTCGTAGTTGAAGTATTTCGCTGCAATATCTTGGTAGATACCTTTGTCGCGCAAAGATAAAATAGCCGCATCTAGCTTTTTAGTTAGTGCTTTATCTTGTTTGCGTAGAGCGATACCAAAACCTTCACCGAACCATTTTGGATCTGTCAATGATGGACCTACAAACTCATAAGCTTCACCACCAGCTTTGTTCAATACGCCTTCTTCTAGCGCTGATGCATCACCAAGTACTGACACAATACGACCATTAGCGAGATCTAAATATGCTTCATCAAATGAACCGTAACGAACGATCTCAACGGCATCGCCATAGTTATCTGTTAGGTATTTATCATGAGTTGTTGCACGTTGAACACCAATTTTCACACCTTTTAGCCCTTCTTTAGAGAAGTCTAAGTTTGCACCTTTTTTCGAGATGAATTTATTTGGGATTAGTGCGTACTTGCCTGTGAAATCAATTTTTTTCTTACGCTCTTCAGTAATCGACATTGCCGCAATGATTGCATCGTACTTACGAGCAAGAAGTGACGGAATAATACCATCCCAATCTTGAGGGACGATCTTACATTTCACTTTCATCTCAGTACAAAGCGCATTTGCCATGTCAACATCAAAGCCTTTAAGCGAGCCGTCCGCTTCTGTCCAACTAAATGGAGGATAAGCACCTTCAATACCAAAACGTACTGTTTTCCATTCCTTAGCCTGTGCCATTCCAGTTGCTGCTGTTGCAGCAATCGCTGCCACTAATAACCACTTTTTCATTTCCATACTCCTGTGGATTGTTACTTATTTTATGTTGCTTTCGTTGTGTTGTGTTTTACTTTTCATCGCCACGAATTAACCTTTATTGAACGTTAATAACGGTTAGTAAATTGACGAAATAAACTGTTGTAAGCGTTCAGATTCTGGATTAGTAAAGAGTTGCGCAGGGTTACCTTGCTCTTCAACTAAGCCTTGGTGTAGAAACATCACGTGATTAGATACATCGCGAGCAAAAGCCATTTCGTGAGTCACCACTAGCATGGTTCGGCCTTCCTCTGCCAAATCACGCATAACGCCTAATACTTCACCAACCAATTCAGGGTCAAGTGCTGAGGTTGGTTCGTCAAATAGCATCACTTCAGGATCAACCGCTAAGGCTCTTGCTATTGCTGCTCGCTGTTGCTGCCCACCAGATAAGTGGCCAGGGTAGTAATCTTTTCGCTCGTATAACCCTACTTTTTGCAGCAGAAGTTCTGCATTTTCTAATGCTTGAGCTTTTGGAACGCCGAGGACATGAACAGGTGCTTCAATGATATTTTCCAATACCGTCATGTGAGACCATAAATTGAAACCTTGAAATACCATCGCCAAACGAGAGCGGATACGTTGAACCTGCTTCTCATTGGCAGGAACAGCCTCTCCTGCGCGGTTGTTTTTCATTTGAATAAGTTCACCATTCACCCAAATTTCACCCGCGGTTGGGGTTTCGAGTAAATTGACGCAGCGTAGAAAGGTACTCTTGCCTGAACCGGAAGAGCCGATGATAGACACAACATCTCCTTTGTGTGCAGATAATGAGATGCCTTTTAAGACTTCGTTTTGACCAAATGTCTTGTGCAGTTCTTTTATATCAAGCGCTGGTACTTCATTCATGCGCTGTTGCTCCCTAATTTATTATTACTGCTAAGGTACTCCGACCTTTAATTGCAATACAAATTAGCACTCAACGAAAAAACATGCAACAAATTATTAACTTATAAAACGACAAATAACTAGTCATTTTATCCAAATTAATATGCATAAAATGGCATTTTCATCTTTTTATGGTGAATAGAAGCCGTAAAAAAGCCCCTATTAAGGGGCTTTTAAATGTTAACAAATAGAAACAAACTTAGTTATTGTCTACGTTGAAGTGATAAATGTTCAACGGTATTGCTTTGTGCATAAATACGGTCTCTTTCTGCTTCTGTGATCATAGCACCATGTGAATCCACAGATTCGTCAGTTGCGGCCGTAGAATTAAACCCATCCATAACAAATAGAACACTCACATCATCATCATTTTTTGAGAACCAGTAATTTTGCTGCAAACCAAAGGCAGTTAAATCACTAGCATCAGTGGCTGCAATGTTAGGTAAAATCACTGTTTCATCTACAAATGAATACATTGTATGGAGCTGAATTGCAGATAAGTTCGTATTTGGTGTGATACTGATTCTCTGTATTCCATTTTCGCTTTCTTGAATAGATATATTATCAGATAGATCTATTTGAAGAGCTCCACTACTGTTATTTGTTAATGTCACTTCAGGCGTTGAAAGTGAGCTAACATTAAATAAATCCGACTCATCTAAGTTAAGATTCCAAGAATCATCAATCGGTTTTGTGAAGCTTGAAGTCCAATGTGTTTGTGGGACTCCAGCAGTCTGAGCAAACCATTGTTCGCCATTTCTGAGAGTAGAAGGGTGGAAATATTGATTATCAGAATTAGGTATTGTTGAAATTATTTTACTTGTCTCTTTGTATACAATGCCAATTTCCGTGTCGGTAAATGGGATAGTTGAAGGTCGTAAAATTGCTTGGTTATCACCTGTGTAGCTCATTTCAATATTCCCTGAAGCCCAATCATCAAAGCCATACTGAAATAATGATGCAGAGCTATTTGCTTGGCGGTATTGAGTAACCAAAGTGATATCATTGCTCAATGATTGGAAATTAGTTCCGCCTGTACCACTCGTGATTTCCGAATCATTAGACTGCTCTTGTTCTATATTCGACGTAAAAAAGAATGGCAGTACAGCAGAGTCGCCTTGCGTATCATCTTTAGTATTAAGATAACGAATTCCTGATTTCGTCTGTTCTACAAGATTTGACGATCCCGCAGCCGTACACGACAGGCCAGGGACTGCTGTTACTGCTGTTAGTACGATGTCATCAAGCTCATTTTTATGTGCTTCTAGTAACTCTTTCGAAAAAGAGGTTACATACGTATTGTTCACTCCGAATAGCTCTTTAATGCTTAAATAGCCACCATCAGGGATATCTTCTAAGTAAAACTTAACTTTACCATTACTGACATAAGTTTCTGAATCAGGCTGAACTACGCCATTTTTATCTGAATAGACAATCGATAAAAAACTATTCAAAGAGTCTTTAATAGGCTTAGCGATCAAAATTTTAGTATTCGTGGTCTCTACACCGTTATTAGAAGTCTTAGTCCTTTCACGATCATATATTTTGCACGAACTCGCCGTGCTAGTTCCGATGTCCTGCTGCTCAGCTTTAACAAAGTTGAACTCCAGCTCTGTTTTTGCCGGAGCTCCGCCGCCACCGCCGCCGCCTCCACCGCCACAACCTACTAATAAGCCAGATATTAACGCCACTAACGGCAATACTTTGTTATTTTTCATTTTATTATCCTGAAGCGGCAAGTGATCGCCATTTAAAAGTCATTGCTGAATCTTAAGCAAGTTTAGCGCCAGAAATCAATTTTGCATGGTAAAAACATGAGCTTGTAAACGGTTCATCACACAAGTGTGAGACCAAACAGCACATCTAGCTTTGTTCACTTTATGTAATCAAATTACACGCAATATCCTCGGCAATAACCATAGATGATACTTTTTGTTGTTTTCTTTCACATCCATAATTTAAAGTGATCAAGATCAATCACCCAAAAGGGTAAGATTGGTAGACTCGCGACAAAGATAAAGCGCGGTTTAAGGCTTTACAAATTTTCATTGGCTATGCACAGGCACATAATAGACGTGTTACATTATATGCCTTAGCACAAGGAATTACCGCAGGACGCGGGTTTATAGAATTCAAAATAGAATTACTAACTTTTAAAAATATGAGGAATCTATGTCAGACGTAAACAAAGAGCACTCAGAAGTGGACGAGAAGAGCTATCAAGAGCTACACCGTCCGGCGTCTGAGTTTGCAAGCCGTTCTGAATATCTTGACCACGAACTTCAAATCATGAAGCCACGTCGTTTTGGTTTAAACTTACCCGGTCGTGACTTCCGCTTTGAACTTGAAGATTTAGTTCCTGCTCTTGCTGGTACTATCGGTATCATCGCGATGTACTCTGCGGTAATGATGTCTTGGGCAGATGGCCTAACTGCGGCTTGGGACCACGTTAATCTTGGTAAAGAGTTTGCAATCGAAGTGGCACGTGTTGAAATGCTTATTCCTGCACTTCTATTCTGTGTGTTAGCTTCTGGCTTTATTAACCCTCGAGCAAACCTTGCGGGTAACCACGGTCCAATGATCCCATTAATCGGCACAATCGCGCTTGCCGGTGCTCACCCTCTTGCTCTTGCAATCCTTCTGGGTGTCTTTGGTCTTCTGCTTAGTTACTTTAAAGGTGGCTCCAAACTGGTTAATTTGACTGGTGAAGGGGTGGCTGGTGGTCTCTTAGTTTTCCTCGGTTTTACCGGTGCAATGAGCCAAATTGGACAAATCCAAAATTGGGCAACTGGCCTAGAGTCAGCTGAAGTCGTAAAAGGCAGCATGGGCTACGTCGGTCTTGTTGTTTTAGCGGTTAACATTGTTCTTTATGCTTTCCTTGCTCGTATCAACAAACGTTGGTTAGCGATTCCAGCTTGTGCGGTAACAGGTCTTATTGTTGCACTAATTTTCGGTACTGGTTTCGATCTTCAATTTGAAACTCAAATGGGTCTTCCAAATCTAAACCCTGTTTACTGGTGGGGCTCTACAAGTGAAGGTTGGATGCTAGGTCTTCCTAACCTTGAGCACTTCATTGCTTCTCTACCGTTTGCTATTCTAGCGGTTGCGATGTGGTCTCCTGACTTCCTAGGTCACCGTATCTTCCAAGAGCTAAACTACCCACGTAAAACTGAAAAAGTTCTAATGGACGTTGATGACACGATGACTATGTGTTCTATCCGTCAAATCGTTGGTACAGCGGTTGGTGGTGGTAACATCACTTCATCTTGGGGTACTTACATGATCCCAGCTGCGATTGCAAAACGTCCAATTCCTGGCGGTGCCATCATTCTTGGTCTATTAGTTATGACTATTGCTATTCTTGGTTTCCCAATGGATGTAGCAGTATGGCCACCTGTAATGCGTATCGCTCTTCTAGTAGGTGTTTTCTTACCTCTACTTGAAGCGGGCATGCAAATGGTTAAGGACACTAAGGATTCACAATCTGCTGGTATTTGTATCTTTGCTTCTGCAGTAGTGAACCCTGTTCTAGCTTGGGCTCTAACAATGCTGTTAGATAACAATGGCCTAATTGGTGATAAGACTCGTGCAGCAAAACTTTCTTTTGTTGACCGTATCGTGATCCCTGGTGGCGTTCTTGTTATCTGTCTAATTGCCATGCTTGCAGTTGGTATGCTTGAAGGTCAATACGGCATCCCTGGTTTCTTATAATTGAGTAAGAACCAGTAAAGTAAATTTGAGTGACGCAACCCGTCACTCAAATTTTATTTAGCTGTTTCAAATTTTTTTAGCATTTATTGATTTAGTTTAAGGTTTGCAAAAAAATTTTAGTGTACTATTGATTTCAACTTAGTAAGTCACCATATGTTGAATAGTGACAATATATATCGTTATGTGACTAGTTCACGTAAATATAGATATTGTTATTTAATAAGAGTGTACCTTTCCCGTTTCTGGGATAACTGTCTCTACAGTGAATCGGTACGTGTTTTTACTACTAAAAAGGTAGGTATGTCATGGCAGAGCAATTTGCTAAAGCTTGGGAAAGTTTTGTTGAAGGTGAATGGCAAAACGAAGTTAACGTTCGCGATTTTATCCAGAAGAACTACGCACCGTATGAAGGTGACGAATCTTTCCTAGTTTCTGAAGGTACTGAAGCAACTAACAAGCTTTGGGCTTCGGTAATGGAAGGTATCAAACAGGAAAACGCAACAAAAGCTCCTGTTGATTTTGATACTTCTGTTATCTCTACCATCACTGCTCACGATGCAGGCTACATTGAAAAAGACCTAGAAACTATTGTTGGTCTTCAAACTGAAAAACCGCTAAAACGTGCAATCATCCCTAACGGTGGTGTGCGTATGGTTGAAGGTTCTTGTAAAGCATACGGCGAAACTCTTGACCCTATGGTTTCAAAAATCTACTCAGAATACCGCAAAACACACAACGCTGGCGTTTTCGATATTTACACTCCTGATATCCTAAAATGTCGTAAGTCTGGTGTTTTGACTGGTCTTCCTGATGCTTACGGCCGTGGTCGTATCATCGGTGACTACCGTCGTGTTGCACTTTACGGTATTGATTACCTAATGAAAGACAAGCTAGCTCAATTCGCTTCTCTACAAGAGCGTTTTGAAAATGGCGAAGACCTAGCAGCTACAATGCAACTTCGTGAAGAAATTGCTGAGCAACACCGCGCTCTAGGCCAAATTAAAGTTATGGCTGCGAAATACGGCTGTGATATTTCTGAGCCAGCTCAAACTGCTCAAGAAGCTATCCAATGGACTTACTTCGGCTACCTAGCTGCAGTTAAATCTCAAAACGGTGCTGCAATGTCTCTAGGTCGTACTTCGACTTTCCTAGACATCTACATCGAACGTGATATCGCTGCTGGCATCATCACTGAAGTTCAAGCTCAAGAAATGATTGACCACTTCGTAATGAAGCTACGTATGGTTCGTTTCCTACGTACTCCTGAATACGATGAGCTGTTCTCTGGCGACCCTATCTGGGCTACAGAATCTATGGGTGGTATGGGTGTTGATGGTCGTACTCTAGTTACGCGTTCAAACTTCCGTTTCCTAAACAGCCTATACACTATGGGTCCTTCTCCAGAGCCAAACATCACTGTTCTTTGGTCTGAGCAACTACCTGACGGCTTCAAACGTTTCTGTGCAAAAGTATCTATCGATACTTCTTCTATCCAGTACGAAAACGATGATCTAATGCGTCCTGACCTTGGTTCTGACGACTACGCAATTGCATGTTGTGTTTCTCCAATGATTGTTGGTAAACAAATGCAGTTCTTCGGTGCTCGTGCAAACCTTGCTAAGACAATGCTTTACTCAATCAATGGCGGCATGGACGAGAAGCTGAAAATGCAAGTCGGCCCTAAAGAAGCGCCAATGACTGATGCAGTTCTTGATTACGATAAAGTAATGGATCGTCTAGATCACTTCATGGATTGGCTAGCTAAGCAATACGTGACTGCGCTAAACAGCATCCACTACATGCACGACAAATACAGCTACGAAGCGTCTCTAATGGCTCTTCATGACCGTGACGTTCGTCGTACTATGGCTTGTGGTATTGCTGGTCTGTCAGTTGCTGCTGACTCACTATCTGCAATCAAATACGCTAAAGTTTCTCCTATCCGTGATGAAGATGGTATTGCTACTGACTTCGCTATCGAAGGTGACTACCCTAAATTTGGTAACAACGATTCACGCGTAGATGACATCGCATGTGAACTTGTTTCTACATTCATGGGCAAAATCCGTAAACTGACTATGTACCGCAATGCGATCCCTACTCAGTCTATCCTTACTATCACTTCTAACGTTGTGTACGGTAAGAAAACGGGTAACACTCCAGATGGTCGTCGCGCTGGTGCTCCTTTCGCTCCTGGTGCAAACCCAATGCACGGTCGTGACGAAAAAGGCGCTGTAGCTTCACTTACTTCTGTAGGTAAACTACCGTTTGCTGATGCTCAAGATGGTATCTCTTACACTTTCTCTATCGTGCCAAATGCACTAGGTAAAGAAGAAGATAGCCAACGTTCTAACCTTGCTGGTCTTATGGATGGTTACTTCCACCACGAAACTGGTATTGAAGGTGGTCAACACCTTAACGTGAACGTTCTTAACCGTGAAACTCTAGAAGACGCAGTTAAGCACCCAGAGAACTACCCTCAGCTAACTATCCGTGTATCGGGTTACGCTGTGCGTTTCAACTCTCTAACGACTGAGCAACAACAAGACGTAATCGCACGTACTTTCACTGAATCTCTATAATTTATTATAGATTTGGTATCGAAACCCACTCTTAGGAGTGGGTTTTTTTTTAATCTCAGGTACGATAGGTTCAAAATAATATTAAGCTGTTATTACGATGAATTTAAAAAAATCGCTTTTGTTAGCCTTACTCTCTTTGTCTACTCCTCTTACTCATGCGGGGACTTTCACCTTTAGCCTAGATAATGATGGCATATTCGGTGTCGATAAAGACTACACCAATGGTCTATTCCTTTCTTATTTTTCCGATGAGGTTAGCCTTTCACCTGTTCTGACTCCTATCACTAGCTCATTTGGAACCTTTGGTGGTGCGGCCCATAAAGTAGGTTTTACGCTTGGGCAAACCATTTATACTCCAAAGAAAATTGAAGAGTCCACACCTCAAGTCGATCAGCGCCCTTATGCTGGTGTACTTTTTTTCCAAACGGATATTGCTAATATTTCAGCCTATAGAGCTGATCGGTACGGCTTCTTGGTTGGCTCCACAGGTCCAAACTCTTTAGCCGATGTCGCTCAAGATTTCATTCACAGCATTACAGGGTCAACTCAACCTGAAGGCTGGGATTATCAAGTCGAAGATCAAATGCTAGGCAACTTTGAGTTTGAAACTCATAATGCCCTGTTTCGTAGCCGATCAAGTGGCGGTACTCAACACGAGATAAAAAACATCTCTAGAGTGATGGCGGGTAATTACCGTAGTGAAATCGCAACTGGGATGATGTGGCGTTGGGGCTCAGGTTTAGATAGCAGTATTGGTGCCGCAAGGGTTTCAATGGAAAACTCATTTCTGCCCGGTATGATCATGCAAGGTTCAAGTAGTGCTTACCTGTTCGCTGGCATAGAAGGCCGCTACCGTTTTAATGACATCACTATCGATGGGCCAGTTCCTGATGAAGTTTATCCAGTGACTTTACAAAATACTCAAGCCACCGCAAGCTTAGGCGCTGTTTGGTATAATCAAACGCTGGGCGCATCTTTCACATTCTCAGCTAAAACGTCTGATTTCAAGGAAGATGAGACGTCAGCCTATGGGGTAGGCGCACTGACGCTCTTTGGCTTCTTCTAAACTTATGCAATGTACTCTAGAGAGTTAATATGCCTTATTTTAAAAATCCACTGATGGTATTCCACAGTGGATTTTTTATACTCTTTTTCCTTATCACTCAAACAAAATTTTACCTCAAATTCGTATCTATGATTTCTTACCTATTTCCTTACAAATACACAGCTCTAGCACTGAAGTAGGGCTATATATCCCTTACTATTTGTAATAAAATAGTCATTAAATTACCTATTTGAGATGAGCTTATGTCAACATCTGGTCGTATTCACTCATTCGAGTCATGTGGCACCGTCGATGGCCCTGGAATCCGTTTTATTGTGTTCTTACAAGGCTGTTTAATGCGTTGTATGTATTGTCATAACCGTGATACTTGGGATGTTAATGATGGCCGAGAAGTCACTGTTGAAGAAATTATCAAAGAAGCGAAATCTTACCGCCACTTTATGAAAGCTTCTGGTGGAGGTATTACTTGTTCTGGTGGTGAAGCCATGTTGCAGCCAGAATTCGTTCGTGATTTCTTCCGAGCGGCACAAGCTGAAGGTATCCACACCTGCCTTGATACCAATGGCTATATTCGTAAGCACACTGATGTCGTTGATGAAGTTTTAGACGCTACCGATCTGGTAATGCTAGATCTAAAACACATGAAAGATGAAATCCATCATGATTTTATTGGTGTATCAAATAAGCGAACGCTCGACTTTGCTCGTTACTTACACAAACTTGGTCAAAAAACGTGGATCCGTTATGTGATTGTTCCAGGGTATACGGATGATGAAGAGTCAGCTCACATGCTTGGCGAATTTATCAAAGATATGGACAATATCGAAAAGGTTGAGTTGCTGCCTTATCACAAGCTAGGCGCTCATAAATGGGAAGCGCTCGGTTACGATTATCCGCTGGAAGGGACAAATCCACCATCGAAAGAGACGATGGATAAAATGGTCAGCATCCTTAGCCAGTATAATGATAATGTAAAATACTAAA
It encodes:
- the pflB gene encoding formate C-acetyltransferase; the protein is MAEQFAKAWESFVEGEWQNEVNVRDFIQKNYAPYEGDESFLVSEGTEATNKLWASVMEGIKQENATKAPVDFDTSVISTITAHDAGYIEKDLETIVGLQTEKPLKRAIIPNGGVRMVEGSCKAYGETLDPMVSKIYSEYRKTHNAGVFDIYTPDILKCRKSGVLTGLPDAYGRGRIIGDYRRVALYGIDYLMKDKLAQFASLQERFENGEDLAATMQLREEIAEQHRALGQIKVMAAKYGCDISEPAQTAQEAIQWTYFGYLAAVKSQNGAAMSLGRTSTFLDIYIERDIAAGIITEVQAQEMIDHFVMKLRMVRFLRTPEYDELFSGDPIWATESMGGMGVDGRTLVTRSNFRFLNSLYTMGPSPEPNITVLWSEQLPDGFKRFCAKVSIDTSSIQYENDDLMRPDLGSDDYAIACCVSPMIVGKQMQFFGARANLAKTMLYSINGGMDEKLKMQVGPKEAPMTDAVLDYDKVMDRLDHFMDWLAKQYVTALNSIHYMHDKYSYEASLMALHDRDVRRTMACGIAGLSVAADSLSAIKYAKVSPIRDEDGIATDFAIEGDYPKFGNNDSRVDDIACELVSTFMGKIRKLTMYRNAIPTQSILTITSNVVYGKKTGNTPDGRRAGAPFAPGANPMHGRDEKGAVASLTSVGKLPFADAQDGISYTFSIVPNALGKEEDSQRSNLAGLMDGYFHHETGIEGGQHLNVNVLNRETLEDAVKHPENYPQLTIRVSGYAVRFNSLTTEQQQDVIARTFTESL
- a CDS encoding ABC transporter substrate-binding protein, with amino-acid sequence MKKWLLVAAIAATAATGMAQAKEWKTVRFGIEGAYPPFSWTEADGSLKGFDVDMANALCTEMKVKCKIVPQDWDGIIPSLLARKYDAIIAAMSITEERKKKIDFTGKYALIPNKFISKKGANLDFSKEGLKGVKIGVQRATTHDKYLTDNYGDAVEIVRYGSFDEAYLDLANGRIVSVLGDASALEEGVLNKAGGEAYEFVGPSLTDPKWFGEGFGIALRKQDKALTKKLDAAILSLRDKGIYQDIAAKYFNYDVYGQ
- a CDS encoding ABC transporter permease, with the protein product MLDLQGYEASIFNGAILTIQVAILSLILAMILGMLGALAKLAPYRWARAIATLYTTVIRGIPDLVLMMLIFFGGQILLNNSLYAINEWLNEWFTSSDPSHEWVDYLPDYIDVSPFIAGVLTIGFIFGAYMAETFRGAIMAVDRGEMEAAKAYGMSTALAFRRILLPQMIRHALPGFGNNWLVLLKTTALVSIIGLDDMVRVSSLAAGSTKMPFTFYMSVALIFLFFTSVSTGLLKVVERKFSIHAR
- a CDS encoding ABC transporter ATP-binding protein — translated: MNEVPALDIKELHKTFGQNEVLKGISLSAHKGDVVSIIGSSGSGKSTFLRCVNLLETPTAGEIWVNGELIQMKNNRAGEAVPANEKQVQRIRSRLAMVFQGFNLWSHMTVLENIIEAPVHVLGVPKAQALENAELLLQKVGLYERKDYYPGHLSGGQQQRAAIARALAVDPEVMLFDEPTSALDPELVGEVLGVMRDLAEEGRTMLVVTHEMAFARDVSNHVMFLHQGLVEEQGNPAQLFTNPESERLQQFISSIY
- a CDS encoding DUF3360 family protein codes for the protein MSDVNKEHSEVDEKSYQELHRPASEFASRSEYLDHELQIMKPRRFGLNLPGRDFRFELEDLVPALAGTIGIIAMYSAVMMSWADGLTAAWDHVNLGKEFAIEVARVEMLIPALLFCVLASGFINPRANLAGNHGPMIPLIGTIALAGAHPLALAILLGVFGLLLSYFKGGSKLVNLTGEGVAGGLLVFLGFTGAMSQIGQIQNWATGLESAEVVKGSMGYVGLVVLAVNIVLYAFLARINKRWLAIPACAVTGLIVALIFGTGFDLQFETQMGLPNLNPVYWWGSTSEGWMLGLPNLEHFIASLPFAILAVAMWSPDFLGHRIFQELNYPRKTEKVLMDVDDTMTMCSIRQIVGTAVGGGNITSSWGTYMIPAAIAKRPIPGGAIILGLLVMTIAILGFPMDVAVWPPVMRIALLVGVFLPLLEAGMQMVKDTKDSQSAGICIFASAVVNPVLAWALTMLLDNNGLIGDKTRAAKLSFVDRIVIPGGVLVICLIAMLAVGMLEGQYGIPGFL
- the pflA gene encoding pyruvate formate lyase 1-activating protein; this encodes MSTSGRIHSFESCGTVDGPGIRFIVFLQGCLMRCMYCHNRDTWDVNDGREVTVEEIIKEAKSYRHFMKASGGGITCSGGEAMLQPEFVRDFFRAAQAEGIHTCLDTNGYIRKHTDVVDEVLDATDLVMLDLKHMKDEIHHDFIGVSNKRTLDFARYLHKLGQKTWIRYVIVPGYTDDEESAHMLGEFIKDMDNIEKVELLPYHKLGAHKWEALGYDYPLEGTNPPSKETMDKMVSILSQYNDNVKY
- a CDS encoding lipid A deacylase LpxR family protein, giving the protein MNLKKSLLLALLSLSTPLTHAGTFTFSLDNDGIFGVDKDYTNGLFLSYFSDEVSLSPVLTPITSSFGTFGGAAHKVGFTLGQTIYTPKKIEESTPQVDQRPYAGVLFFQTDIANISAYRADRYGFLVGSTGPNSLADVAQDFIHSITGSTQPEGWDYQVEDQMLGNFEFETHNALFRSRSSGGTQHEIKNISRVMAGNYRSEIATGMMWRWGSGLDSSIGAARVSMENSFLPGMIMQGSSSAYLFAGIEGRYRFNDITIDGPVPDEVYPVTLQNTQATASLGAVWYNQTLGASFTFSAKTSDFKEDETSAYGVGALTLFGFF